The following coding sequences are from one Saprospiraceae bacterium window:
- a CDS encoding PKD domain-containing protein: protein MKNWLTIVIVFLSTWAYSQTIQLKPHSFSRNDLVNKHFIDYQIFTIDIKQFQTDLSKKTDNIYNVVLQSPTERQRLTLFEYDLFTPEFDGPWHSENGVIKSPKDKSLRTFRGAVKEDLNGMASLTVANNFLMVTMQRGNDLYILEPLPNEVNPNQEDLYILYKSGDVIQSGDPVVCGSNEFKKQQEELEKNPIRARNIPCVDVEIGLACDWGYVERHRGMGGAQNFMTAIMNYCQTNWDDDFQVQISFAISGFYIPADQASDIFDRAMSIMEHLNLLIGNASSILPPHDVATGWTTDYTSGIVGLAAGIGTVCLPSEQYNICSEYSMDFGCLRQLQSHELGHNFGCTHDGGGGTGGSGTIMAPTVNCSNNWSVMSRVQVYDFVNTATCLTPCGHLEPVPVPIFNAVPTLACVPGPVQFTDMSLYTTSWNWKFPGGVPATSTSPNPLVQYPNAGVYDVELEVKNPRCSTKVVKAKYIQMDPAPIVDFEADIQSLSVGFRNTTQYGFDFFWTFGDGQSSTEFEPVHDYKAEGDYTVTLRVTGDCGVRTLTKIIEVYYFPTSDFDADTIWGCAPKQIKFFDQSSDNVIRWDWRFPGGTPNFSILKNPVITYKNKGVYDVKLFSSGKRYTASSEKKLYITIDSAPVSKFDYDVMGATLQFNSKATYPKNHFWNFGDGNTSNEENPSHSFANGIYEVIYTVDNLCGTHTSKQTIVIGDRPVAGFKVQNQFGCAPYTVDFENLSSSAATNFEWTFPGGNPSTSTLRNPQVVYPVSGKYSVSLLAYNAAYRDSLTVQDYIDVKDYPVPVFKSTVKGFAATFDNTSKFGNTYHWDFGDGKTSTEEDPVHDYGVEGEFRVILTVENECGTKTIEKTIAVYLVPKVNFASDTTAGCKPLTIHFIDKSSSDVIEWNWQFENGNPATSTEQNPIVVFDKFGTFTVKLTVKNNNGANSNTKLKYIRIIDDVYCKYKRDPQDPNGGTEIDQNGQGTSELFAAYQEMEIYPNPVRDNFTLIVPSLPDEIAQLSIVDFKGKVIHQQKIDALRSDISTTKLESGIYLAILQNGNTRTVQKISIMR from the coding sequence ATGAAAAATTGGTTAACCATTGTTATTGTATTTTTATCGACTTGGGCTTATAGTCAAACTATTCAACTTAAGCCTCACAGTTTTTCCAGAAACGATTTAGTAAACAAACACTTCATTGATTATCAAATATTTACAATTGATATTAAACAGTTCCAGACAGACCTATCTAAGAAAACGGATAATATTTACAATGTAGTATTGCAATCTCCGACTGAAAGACAGAGACTTACTTTATTCGAATATGACTTGTTTACACCAGAGTTTGATGGGCCATGGCATTCTGAGAATGGTGTTATCAAATCCCCAAAAGACAAGAGTCTAAGAACATTCAGGGGTGCTGTCAAAGAAGACTTGAATGGTATGGCTAGCTTAACTGTTGCAAACAATTTCTTAATGGTTACAATGCAACGTGGAAATGATCTTTACATTCTTGAACCACTTCCAAACGAGGTTAACCCAAATCAAGAGGATTTATATATACTTTACAAAAGTGGCGATGTGATCCAATCCGGTGATCCTGTCGTGTGCGGATCAAATGAATTCAAAAAACAACAAGAAGAATTAGAAAAGAACCCAATTCGTGCAAGAAATATTCCGTGCGTTGATGTGGAAATTGGATTGGCATGTGACTGGGGATATGTAGAACGTCACCGAGGAATGGGTGGCGCTCAGAATTTCATGACAGCCATCATGAACTACTGCCAGACCAATTGGGATGATGATTTTCAAGTTCAGATTTCATTTGCGATTTCAGGCTTCTATATTCCTGCAGATCAAGCATCAGATATCTTTGACAGGGCAATGTCAATTATGGAACATTTAAATCTATTAATAGGGAATGCTTCAAGCATATTACCTCCACACGACGTTGCAACCGGCTGGACCACAGATTACACTTCAGGAATTGTTGGACTTGCGGCTGGAATTGGAACAGTGTGTTTGCCATCAGAACAATACAACATATGCAGTGAATACAGCATGGATTTTGGTTGTTTGAGGCAACTACAATCTCATGAGTTAGGACACAATTTTGGTTGCACTCATGATGGTGGAGGCGGTACGGGTGGAAGTGGTACGATCATGGCCCCAACAGTAAATTGTTCTAATAACTGGTCCGTCATGTCCAGAGTTCAAGTTTATGACTTTGTAAATACAGCAACTTGCCTCACACCTTGTGGACATTTAGAACCTGTTCCAGTGCCGATATTCAATGCGGTGCCGACACTAGCATGTGTACCCGGACCTGTGCAGTTTACAGATATGTCACTTTATACTACTTCCTGGAATTGGAAATTCCCCGGAGGTGTTCCTGCTACATCCACCAGCCCTAATCCGTTAGTACAATATCCAAATGCCGGAGTTTATGATGTGGAGTTGGAAGTTAAAAATCCACGATGCTCGACCAAAGTAGTAAAGGCTAAATATATTCAGATGGATCCTGCACCTATTGTTGATTTTGAAGCTGACATCCAAAGTCTATCCGTTGGCTTCAGAAATACCACTCAATACGGATTCGATTTTTTCTGGACATTCGGTGACGGACAATCCAGCACAGAATTTGAACCGGTACACGATTATAAAGCTGAAGGAGATTATACTGTCACGTTACGTGTAACTGGCGATTGCGGAGTAAGAACGCTTACTAAAATAATTGAAGTGTATTACTTCCCTACTTCAGATTTTGATGCCGATACAATTTGGGGTTGTGCACCAAAACAAATCAAATTTTTTGACCAGTCTTCAGATAATGTAATCAGATGGGACTGGAGATTTCCTGGCGGAACTCCTAATTTTTCAATCTTAAAAAATCCAGTGATTACTTATAAAAACAAAGGCGTTTATGATGTGAAACTATTTTCATCAGGAAAAAGATATACTGCTTCTTCAGAGAAAAAACTTTATATCACAATAGACAGTGCTCCGGTTTCCAAGTTTGATTATGATGTCATGGGTGCCACTCTTCAATTCAACAGTAAAGCTACATACCCAAAAAACCATTTTTGGAATTTTGGTGATGGCAATACTAGCAATGAAGAAAACCCTTCTCATTCATTTGCTAACGGTATTTACGAAGTAATCTACACAGTTGATAATCTTTGTGGAACTCATACAAGTAAGCAAACTATAGTAATTGGAGATAGACCCGTCGCTGGTTTCAAAGTTCAAAATCAATTTGGTTGTGCACCATATACTGTTGATTTTGAAAATCTCTCTTCATCAGCTGCAACAAATTTTGAATGGACTTTCCCTGGAGGTAATCCTTCTACAAGCACATTGCGAAATCCACAAGTGGTCTACCCAGTTTCAGGCAAGTATTCTGTTTCTTTACTCGCTTACAATGCAGCTTACAGAGATAGCTTAACTGTACAAGACTACATTGATGTTAAAGATTACCCCGTTCCTGTATTCAAATCTACAGTCAAAGGCTTTGCTGCTACATTTGACAATACAAGTAAATTTGGAAATACCTATCACTGGGATTTTGGAGATGGCAAAACAAGCACAGAAGAAGATCCTGTCCACGATTATGGAGTTGAAGGTGAGTTTCGCGTAATACTGACGGTCGAAAATGAATGCGGAACTAAGACTATTGAAAAGACCATTGCGGTATATCTGGTACCAAAAGTCAATTTTGCATCGGACACAACAGCAGGATGTAAACCACTTACTATTCATTTTATTGATAAATCTTCCTCTGATGTGATTGAATGGAACTGGCAATTTGAGAATGGCAATCCTGCCACATCAACAGAGCAGAATCCAATAGTTGTGTTTGATAAATTTGGCACATTCACGGTAAAACTCACTGTAAAGAATAATAATGGTGCTAACAGTAATACGAAATTGAAATATATCAGAATAATTGATGACGTTTATTGCAAGTATAAGCGAGATCCACAAGATCCTAACGGCGGAACTGAAATTGACCAAAATGGACAAGGCACATCTGAACTATTTGCAGCTTATCAGGAGATGGAAATTTATCCTAATCCAGTAAGGGACAATTTTACTTTGATCGTTCCATCACTTCCTGATGAAATTGCTCAGCTTAGTATAGTTGATTTCAAAGGTAAAGTGATCCATCAACAAAAAATTGACGCGTTAAGGTCTGACATTTCCACTACAAAACTTGAATCTGGTATCTATCTTGCTATATTGCAAAACGGAAATACCAGAACTGTGCAAAAGATATCCATTATGCGATAA